TGAAGAgaattttttacaaaaaatggtataattttttttaaaattttacacAATAATGGTGTAAAAATACCTTCTTTTTTTATGATTTtactatatttttaaaaaaacaaaaatataattttcaaacAAAAATAACCAAATATGCAATTTCTTATAAGTTTTCTGAAAAATAAACTTTTTTGTTTGTATTCGAGGTTACATACTTACATTTGGTTGCATTCGAGATTGCATAATGTTGCATCGAGTTGCAAAACTGATTTttgcaaaataaataaataaataaactatcttctaaaaaattatgcaaaaatatgatttttaaacaaaAATAACCAAATATGCAATTTCTTATACATTTTCTGCAAAGTAATTGAAACTTTTTTGTTTGTATTCGAGATTACATCTGCTTGCATTCGAGATTGCATCATGTTGCATCGAGTTGTAAAATTGTATTTTTGCAATAATAAATAAATCAATAAACTATACTCTGGAAATATATGCAGAAATATGTTTTTCAAACAAAAATAACCAGATATGCAATTTTTTATACGTTTTCTGAAAAGTAACTGAAACTTTTTTGTTTGTATTCGAGATAGCATTTGATCATCATGTTGCAAAACTgtattttgtaaaaaaaataaacaagaaaatcatatttttgcaaatttaaattataaaaaacgTATTTTTggaaaaaatgtaaaaaaaacttattttttttaaaaaaaaactctTTATTCTATATGTTAAGCGATCAGTAAAAAAgtaactatttatttattttcgggTCATATTGTTTTGTAAGTTTGGAGGTGTCCGGGCTGTTTTTCGATGTTTTAATGAATGTTTTAAATTTTGTTTGTCAAAAAAACATGTAAGCATTTACTTTTGTTTATTAAATATGTTTTAGAAATTAGTAAAACACATTTAAAAATTAGATAGAATAAGCTCGTTTCAAAAAATATTCAATTTcgttcttatttatttattttatttatgtgattttaaaatAGAACATACAATATATTGTAATTAAAGAATTATTTCTAATTATGAATAAGGAATTGATGATTGATGATGATAACAAGGCCATtcaaatttgaaaaaaaattcatATCATGGCCGGTCAAAATTGGCCTTTCAGTTCAAGAATCCAGAATGAGCTTGCACAACTTGGAAAGTAAGTATACTCTGATAATAAAAACATTGATTCGATTTTTTGCATAAACTAACTTATATTTTCAAGCAAGTATTAATTCCCTAACATCGCAGATGTCAATGTTACAATGGTGATGATACTCTAAAAATTATATTCTAAATTCTAGATGTATGAGAAGACTGGTGAATTAGCTGCACAATTCTGATTTTCAGCAAGAAAAAGTGATCCATTACCTGCCGAACAGCTACTACTTTCAGTTTCAGTCCATTCAACTTCTATCAATATGAAGAGTCCTTGTATCCAATGTTGTCAGGATCTGGGGCATTGACATTCCACCCGACACGACAATCTCTGCCAATATCACAAGTAAAAGCATTAGAAAATCTGAGATGCTATAACTCGTAATTGTAGTTGTAGACTTGTAGTAATTAAGCAGCCCCTAGTCTCCTATCATGCGTGAAGGCAACTTATGTATGGACATTAAAATACAAGTAGTCACTCACCAATCCCTTCCCGAACTGATAAATTCGGTCTAATTACATCATTGACATTGACCATAAATATGTCACCAATATAAAGATGATTGGTAGGGACATACACACAGCATAGCTCCTCCTCTCCTGAATAAGTCTGGATTCCAAGCAAATGAAGAGAAGGTAACGAAGTCAACAGAATGCAAAAACCATAATAAGCAACACAAACCATAACAAGCAACACATACACTTCTAGCCTGATTCATCTTTGCCTCTAAAGCAACAAAAGAGCATCATATAAGATATTCAGCAGCATATGCTTTAACTTATAACTACATTTGACCTTCGGAAACTAATGAATTAGTACAGCAGAAATAAATTGAAATAACCTCTTCATACAAGCACACATATGCttcaacttataagttattaGTTCAGTACGCAAAGACCTTCGAAAACTAATATATAGTACGATATTCATAcaagactagaaaagattgacATGGCTTATGCCTTCCTTTTCTGTATCTTGTGCTCATTCGCATTATGCGTTCAGTTGCTTGACAAAAACAAAGGCGGGTATCTTCAGATATATGCAATATAAAGTGTCCTGTAAAAAAGAGGTCCTCCAAGTCACAATAAGCATTTTGATCATACTATTAGCTTAGTTAGTTTTTAGGCATTCTGTGTTTATGATGTCATTGATAGTTATTATTAAGATTGAAAGCAGTAGGATCAAAAAACAGACAAGTCCAGTAATGTCTCCTTGTGCAATCCTGATATTTTCCTAAAGATACCTTCAGCTTTCTAATGTCCAGAAAGATGTAATTGCAATAACACTACACATACTATTCTTGTAGAAATAGCCAAATAGGCTGCACTTTTACAAATATTTCTCAGCCACTATATTTGTTAATCATTAAACTTTCAGTAAATCATTCTATCGTAAATCTCATATTTTAAATAGAAACTTTCTTTGAATAACCTATTTTAGGGTGGAAGACATACAAAAACGATATATATAATTCCTAAATTTTATTGAGTCCATCATTCCACTATATATTTTTCTCTCTGTTTCGTCCTAATTAACAAAGGTAAAGCGGTTACAGTATATCCAGGCAAAAAAACATAAACAGTTATTACTCAATCTCATGCCAGGATATGATGCGAGTGCCAACCTGGAGAAGAACAGACGATGTAATGAAGCCAAATGCATATTCACCAAGACGTGGATGCCTTATAATGGCCACTTCTTTGAATGCTTGTGAGTTCTGATCTGTAAAAGTACTATAACTTTAATGTTGGACAGAAATGTATTCAAGTACTGGTGGAATTGGAAAACTGTAATGTTACCTGGAGATATGGCAGCACTAATTTGCTTGGAAGCATTGTAAATGTGACGAACAAATGGCATACGCTTTATAAACCATTCTCCAAGGCTTAAAACAGATGCCCCCAACCATGATGACATAAACACTCCAACAAAGAATATAAAAGTGATTGATGTCATAAAGCCGAGACCTACAACGGGCATTAACAAATGTAAACATAAAATGCATTGTAAAAGCGTGAAGAGAATCTTACAGATATACCCAGAAGGCCAAAACCACATGAACTTTATAGACAAACATGTAGACTAGTATAGGTCCTAGATTAAGAGCCACAGGCATCATGAAAAAGGTTGCACCAATAAGACTATAAACCAAACATACCAATACACTACACGAATAAAATATTGAATAGCAATACTGTGCTTATTTTGTAGAGTATACAATCATTAGAAGGTATGATATCTTAAATTCTTTTTAGAAGCAGGAAAAAGTTACTCTATAATATCTATGACATATTGATGGGAAAATATGGCAGGAAGAGATAGATTAACACCAACCAAATATATCAATTCCCAGCTGAGCATATATAGGAGAGAAAAAGCCATCAACGAAATGAATAAACCACCATGTGATGTAGAAAGTGATAGCTATCGGCAACATGATGACACTGCAGATAGAGATGTACATCAGTAAAATTTAAAAAGAGAAATAACAGTAGAGGTCGCAGGGATTTAAGAAAAAAACCATCTCCCTTTCTTTTATGTTCAAACAACAGCAATTTGTTTGTAAATCTCATGATTTGGTCTTGCTAAAGTttaaatatgaatatttatcaagTTGAAATATCAATCAAATAAAGTCTGAATACTTCATGTCACAAGTATTATTAACGCGTAGAATTTTTTTAAAGTCATACATACTATAAAAAACCAGTtcataaaattaacatgttatgTTCTTTCGACAGTTCTGTCAGAAATAAACGCAGTGCCTAATAATTTTGCACAGTGTTGTGGTTAATTGCTCTCAAAAGGTATTTTCTAAGCTTGCACAGTATACTTATTTAACATATCAGTTTTTACTTACTTAAACTAGAGGCAACAAaacaaataattttatttccctATAATCGAATAAATTCCAATCATATCACAAATACAAGTCTTCTTTTTGACTTATACTCATTACATGATGAGCCATATTTAAACACATAATTTTGCAAAGCATGTGAGGATCTCAATTTTGGCACTCGGGTATTGAGCTAAAAAACCATTTGGAGTACAAGTTTGTCGACACATCTCATATAGAACTATCTTCAGTATGTGCTTATGGTTATGCTCATAGAATCGAGTCTTATGTTGATATAATCATTGTCATTTTCCATCATAAGTAGGATACAATATATGGGAATTCTAATCTTGTACTATTACATTGTGAGAAAGAGAGATACATGCACCCTTTCAAATTCATTTTGAGTTCATTTAGTTATACACATAAACCAGTACAATCTCCATTAAACCACATATTTGCAAATTTACCCCCCCCCCCAACAGAAAAAACACCCCTACAATTTCATTAAAGAAATGACTTGATCACGAGAGCAACAGAATGAAGCAGCCTTGTCCGTTATCACTGCGTCACTCTTGCTATAGCATAGCATAATGTACACCTTCTTCCTTTTATCTGATTAATGAAGCTACGCCCATCAGTCTATCATCTTTATATACTTCAAACAAATCAAGACAGTTCTATACATCCAAAGGGGTCTTTTGCTTAGTGCAGGAGTAATTTCAATTGACTAGAAATGAATGCACGTTCAAAAAGAACATAGTGAAACCAATTCCCCGAACCAATTCATGTATCAACCTATTAAGCTACCTTAGTATCTCTAAGAACAAGTATAAGAACTTCAACGTCAGAGATATGATGAGGCCTAAACTTAAACCTATCACGTGGATCCATTAACGGTAAAAATAAACCATCGCTTCATTAAATAAAACATAATGACCACCTTCCCACCTCTGTTAACAATAAAATAACCTTCAAAATTAATACCACTTAAATAAACTTCGCCGCTATTTACAAGCATGTTACAAAAGAACTATCCACAAGAGTGTTGCTTTTCATCAAATTTATTAGTATAGCTAAAACAATCAGGTTTATTAAAAAAACTAACAAAAGTTTAAATAATTCTAGCtgtataaaatataaaataaattaaaaaaacgTGGAGTCAGCAGTCAGCACAATATTGCTTTTGCGGGATTTAAAGGCCAAAGAAAATACGGGTTTAAAGCTAACGTACCATCCAGTCATGAATTTCTTTGACGCCCAGCTTCTAACAACTTTGTAAAATGTCTACAACATGGAAAgtaattaataaaagacttgtcAGCAACAATGTATTACTTGCATTCTTTTTCTTCATATAAGTTGTTCCTTCTCGCTCGTATGTATGGAAAGAAATGTTGTCAGCAACAATGTATTACTTGCATTCTCGTATGTATGGAAAGAAAGGAATATAAATGAACAAGCAGTTTCTTCAACTAGACAACTAGTACTCGAAAAATTCCTAATTAGCCACTAGGCAACCAATACTAGGCCAAATTTACCTCTACTAAGAAGCAACATGTTCTCTGGTGATGTAAAACTAAAAGTGTCAACCGCAAACAGTTTAAACATATATCGATTTTCAATGCACTTTCTCTCGTATTTTGGCTAAGAAACCGTCCAGACAGTATCTAGTGTCGTTAATACACAGCACAATTCATCTCTACAACATTTTACGACAAAATtaacaaaaatttaaaaaatgatcAGAATTCGTAACAAACCAAATATTTACTTAAGGTAAGACTAAATAACTCAAAACAGCAATTCACAACTATTTTCTCACAAGTTCATGAATTACACTAGCATTTACAAAATTAAACTTCAATACAGATAGTATAAAACTTATTGCGAGAGAGAGGAGATAATACAGTATTACAGAGAGAGATGTGCTTAGCTTAttgcgagagagagagagagtgtgtaTTACAGAGAGAGATGTGCTTAGCTTATTGCCAGAGAGAGAGAGGGGAGGGAGATAAAGTTAAACCTCGCGGCCGGAGAGATGAGAAGAGACGAAAGGAGAAGAAGGCTTGGAAGCATCATCATCATCGTGGCCGTTGCCGGAGGAAGACGGCGGCGAGAGAGCAACCGGAATTAGAACTTCACGATCTCTATCACCTCTGGCCATAATAATCGAACTGGATCTATCATCGCCCATCGCACACGCAATTGAGATTATTCTTTGTATGTATTATGATATGTGTGTGTATATCACAGAGTCCAGCGTATGATGGACTCTTTACAACTTTGTTCCGCTCTAACTACAAAGTTGATAATTCGTTCGGGGCCAACCTTTATTTATCGGATATTTCAATGCAGAATTACACgctttctatttttttttaaaacaaaaaatgATAAAAGTagtctattttttaaaaaatataaccAAAATAGTAATTCTGAAAAAAGTTGTCAATTTTAACCGATTAAATACTCGactgtcagttgggtatcccaatttgtataagatactccactAGCAGTTGGAtatttcatatatgggatactccactgacagttgGGTATTTCATGTAAAGTGAATACGACAGTTGGGTATTATCGGCTAAAGTTGGctaatttttcaaaaattggtCATTTTTATTAATCTTGCATAAAAATGGCTAAATTTGTCCTTCACTTATATTTTAACGaaatttatcaaaaaatattcatattttcaaacttatttttaaaaagaaTAATGTTAAGGGTAAAACCctaattcttttttttttcttgaTGCCACCTCTCTCTAAAGCACCATAATCGGCAGAGTTTTTACCGGTTATCCGGTGAAAACCACCAAATccttatatttattttgtttgatttgtttCTTTCAATAATCTTGCTCTTAGGTGAATAATTTTTATCCTTTTGATTATGTTTGCTTTGTTTTTCTCGATCTTCATTATCGGTGTTTTGAGATATCTTTTTCTTCGATTCAAACGGGGCTTATAGGAATCGAGAATTCACAACCAATTTTTTGATTCCGATTATCAGATctaagttttttttttatttgtttatgtttattttgattttttgcttatatttttatgtgattttgtCTCCTCGGTGAGAGGTTTGTTTTTCGCTTCTTGATTATAAGCGGGTGCGGAATCGCAGTTTTGGTCGATATCTCAACCAATAGCTCCTTTGGGATATGATTAAAATGGTACCAATATTTCAACGCATGAAGTGTGTACTTGTATTTGTATATAAATCATCTTCAAAATATCGGTTAACTATCTTTTCATGAAATAGTCGATTACAATTTACCATTTGTTCGACTCAATCATGCCGCATGAGTTTTTATTAGTGAATTAACATCTTTgttcttaaaaaaaattaatgttAGGGGCACCAATATAACTCCCAAAATAACTCATAAAACACACATGACAAGTTTTAATTGATTGAACTCATATTAACCACGAGAGGCCCTTTAAATTTTTTAGAAATCAACCAATCACAAATCAACACCTCatttttttggaaaattttgggatttttttttgaaaactcTAGAATTACTCATTAAATATGGTAAAAGTTGCAAATAAATTGTGCAAATGAGTTTGCCAAATATGTGGGCTCGAAACCGCAGAGATTGTAAATGTTACATATAAggttgcattatattttttaaattttttttatcactaatatatattcGAGAAGACTAATTAAAAATTGATAACTAAACTTTTAATGTCCGTCTACACACAAGAAAAATCGATAAATTATATAGACGTACTTGGACTTGAAATTGGGAGAATTTAGGAAGAGATAAGTCAAAGTACTCCACGTAAATTATTGAATTCATCGACTTATATAAATCATCAATTTTGAATTAGATGTTATTAAATGtgttatttataaaaatatttaattataaaatcgcAGGTGACAAATATGATTGAATTTAACGATGAT
This genomic interval from Apium graveolens cultivar Ventura chromosome 8, ASM990537v1, whole genome shotgun sequence contains the following:
- the LOC141681019 gene encoding protein LIKE COV 1-like isoform X1, yielding MGDDRSSSIIMARGDRDREVLIPVALSPPSSSGNGHDDDDASKPSSPFVSSHLSGRETFYKVVRSWASKKFMTGCVIMLPIAITFYITWWFIHFVDGFFSPIYAQLGIDIFGLGFMTSITFIFFVGVFMSSWLGASVLSLGEWFIKRMPFVRHIYNASKQISAAISPDQNSQAFKEVAIIRHPRLGEYAFGFITSSVLLQTYSGEEELCCVYVPTNHLYIGDIFMVNVNDVIRPNLSVREGIEIVVSGGMSMPQILTTLDTRTLHIDRS
- the LOC141681019 gene encoding protein CONTINUOUS VASCULAR RING 1-like isoform X2, whose translation is MGDDRSSSIIMARGDRDREVLIPVALSPPSSSGNGHDDDDASKPSSPFVSSHLSGRETFYKVVRSWASKKFMTGCVIMLPIAITFYITWWFIHFVDGFFSPIYAQLGIDIFGLGFMTSITFIFFVGVFMSSWLGASVLSLGEWFIKRMPFVRHIYNASKQISAAISPDQNSQAFKEVAIIRHPRLGEYAFGFITSSVLLQDTLYCIYLKIPAFVFVKQLNA